A portion of the Sabethes cyaneus chromosome 3, idSabCyanKW18_F2, whole genome shotgun sequence genome contains these proteins:
- the LOC128743660 gene encoding uncharacterized protein LOC128743660 — translation MSIVQSNISTTIRSFNISDDIRIEVKKFRTDAGIDEIDIEEDEDDISVIQKIHKTFSDPNEVEFDPDTLKSIISRLDEIEKKLENIIYMNAQADSLNAVHMNGLINRQLVAASGSMTPTTLTIAQPGSPGQMAVEPMVQDDMIDDIRLGMSLDESELIGEFVEHDELKLVEFPINRVDDLRELEESITSDQESFVSFANFLGATVQKHNRNLEPILRDFVTESLINELGFSFEVNMMSFYIFNQLLYDIWKTDYSTMNDYRNQLRKIAAKIRNRAARKQK, via the exons ATGAGCATAGTGCAGTCGAATATTTCCACTACGATCCGTAGTTTTAACATTTCGGACGACATCCGGATTGAGGTGAAAAAGTTCCGAACAGATGCTGGTATCGACGAGATTGATATCGAGGAGGATGAAGACGATATTT ccgtcattcaaaaaattcataAAACATTCTCCGATCCGAATGAAGTCGAGTTCGACCCCGATACATTGAAGTCCATCATTTCTCGGCTGGATGAAATCGAAAAAAAGTTAGAGAACATCATCTATATGAACGCACAGGCAGATAGCCTAAATGCGGTACACATGAATGGGCTCATAAATCGCCAACTGGTGGCCGCTTCCGGTTCGATGACACCAACAACACTGACCATAGCTCAACCGGGTTCTCCCGGACAGATGGCAGTGGAACCGATGGTACAGGATGACATGATTGACGACATACGGCTGGGCATGAGCTTGGATGAGAGTGAATTGATCGGCGAATTTGTCGAACATGACGAGCTGAAGCTGGTGGAGTTCCCCATCAATCGGGTCGACGATTTGCGGGAACTGGAAGAGTCAATTACCAGCGATCAGGAATCGTTTGTTTCATTT GCAAACTTTCTGGGTGCAACAGTTCAAAAGCACAATCGCAACCTGGAACCGATCCTGCGAGATTTTGTAACCGAGAGTCTGATCAATGAGCTTGGTTTTTCTTTTGAAGTCAACATGATGTCGTTCTACATTTTTAATCAACTGTTGTACG ATATTTGGAAAACGGACTACTCAACCATGAATGATTACCGAAATCAGCTGCGTAAAATTGCCGCTAAAATTCGTAATCGAGCTGCGAGGAAACAAAAGTAA
- the LOC128743208 gene encoding uncharacterized protein LOC128743208, which produces MDNCHNYATTSKKRRIPISDDIHIIIKKFRDKDKHDEKPSTSGDHDYDDEHSMDSEELKRVRQQEPSSSCVVASTSSNSSGTLCSSNNNLGAGSTGITIGGMTIQQQPVSSQPDDIKLILKKLTNIEELLKVVAEQSFNRLAALKQEAGTGAATAANLGLIAAEPSCINVESMFKFPLRTLKELIELNKGICSDESLYNKLFEYLTKIKLECDENIVMNALGSIVSDEVLDAVSWDGGKKFKLSSLVIFSDSLYVAWFKDRLKYDEYVAEMKDAIEKSHKRYAKTKAKKSTLQQQSQQHQTLTLTTASGTTTATVVTDGGQLFLS; this is translated from the exons ATGGACAATTGCCATAATTATGCTACGACTT CAAAAAAGCGAAGAATACCGATCTCAGACGACATTCACATTATTATCAAAAAATTCCGAGACAAGGATAAGCATGACGAAAAACCCT CGACGTCAGGCGATCATGATTACGACGACGAGCATAGCATGGACTCGGAGGAACTCAAACGAGTTCGACAGCAAGAGCCATCCTCCTCCTGTGTAGTGGCTAGCACTTCCAGTAACAGTAGCGGAACACTATGTTCATCGAACAATAACTTGGGCGCTGGTAGTACTGGAATCACTATCGGAGGAATGACAATACAACAGCAACCAGTTTCTTCACAGCCCGATGATATCAAACTTATTTTGAAAAAGTTGACAAACATCGAAGAGCTGCTGAAAGTTGTTGCCGAACAGAGTTTCAACCGGTTGGCTGCTCTCAAGCAGGAAGCTGGAACTGGTGCAGCTACTGCCGCCAATCTTGGCTTGATTGCTGCCGAGCCAAGTTGCATTAACGTGGAGTCTATGTTTAAGTTCCCACTGAGGACACTCAAGGAACTGATCGAGCTGAACAAGGGCATCTGCAGCGACGAGAGCTTGTATAACAAGCTGTTTGAGTATCTCACCAAAATTAAGCTGGAATGTGATGAAAACATTGTGATGAATGCTCTCGGTTCGATAGTCAGTGACGAGGTGCTCGATGCAGTATCCTGGGATGGCGGTAAAAAGTTCAAATTGTCTTCGCTGGTGATTTTCAGCGATTCTCTGTACG TGGCCTGGTTCAAGGATCGGCTTAAGTACGACGAGTACGTCGCGGAAATGAAGGACGCAATCGAAAAGTCTCACAAGCGGTACGCAAaaacaaaagcgaaaaaatccACCTTACAGCAGCAGTCGCAGCAGCACCAAACGCTCACACTGACAACGGCCAGTGGAACCACAACGGCCACGGTCGTCACCGATGGCGGTCAGCTTTTTTTGTCGTAG
- the LOC128739508 gene encoding uncharacterized protein LOC128739508, translating to MKLHYDSELCRYPRTAFSFILNFLTWKYNFVTKMCTTCPFYKHSAIFAGLYLIVELALSSYSLIQLMLGTTDPAARVWVLPLHLGSYHVTLRISSYYFQLAGALFSVQAAARSLYYLVTGGYEALLGLVVFVPLFIAIAAVGVSSEYKRECPGQHCRRFILKQTLRFGSALVYWSSICCLLYNVYSNCIFSGH from the exons atgaaatTACATTACGACTCGGAACTGTGTCGTTATCCTAGAACTGCTTTTTCGTTCATTCTAAATTTTCTAACGTGGAAGTATAACTTCGTGACAAAAATGTGCACTACCTGTCCGTTCTACAAACATTCGGCCATTTTCGCTGGCTTATATCTGATCGTAGAACTG GCACTGTCTTCGTACAGCCTGATTCAGTTGATGCTCGGTACCACCGATCCCGCCGCTCGTGTGTGGGTTCTTCCGCTGCACCTGGGTAGCTACCATGTGACGCTTCGAATAAGCAGTTACTACTTCCAGCTGGCAGGTGCACTGTTTTCCGTTCAGGCAGCGGCCCGCAGTCTGTACTATCTAGTTACCGGCGGTTACGAAGCGCTGCTTGGTTTGGTGGTTTTCGTTCCCCTGTTTATCGCAATAGCTGCAGTTGGCGTAAGTAGTGAATACAAACGAGAATGTCCAGGCCAACACTGCCGAAGGTTTATACTGAAGCAAACGCTTCGATTCGGTTCGGCGTTGGTTTATTGGTCCAGCATTTGCTGTTTGTTGTACAACGTATACTCAAATTGTATATTCAGTGGGCATTAA
- the LOC128741267 gene encoding ATP-binding cassette sub-family A member 2 → MTAASPIVIFLYKAWKEKWRHPVRNLLNTVFPIVVIALYVFSRSGFQRGGAKRVNSEIATATFASLSQDDLVGFYPAGYSSKLFYSPKNAFTEELIELVRVKLFITFDRVEAFATAGEMEQAILTSQEFYAIDFAVNSSEAWLSYTIRSKNNNFRTEQIYSRDVYGSYLKDHNEYFESGFLALQYAIEKSFVEIRTGLSEETLPEYNYQHVPLMADRPQESSEIFVVSLMLAVFISVACTYLLLVPLVEEKSSGMKEYLKIATPASYWNEIAYFITNFAHLGVVSMVCMIITNTAAVWELTIAQIVYSYILLFLFLVCTIMFTFFVSTLLESVTISTIVAPICYFAPVVFTSAQKRFEPYLTFFPMVGFKVGVSILHDYQNSWHSFTVGDAFVTGHPGNNSISLFEVMLMLVMGTSIWAFFWFYISNVRPGQYGTPKPWLFLFNSEYYQKGKNKVQNGYDRSSLTDGEGSNNAKGAMENGDHLEKVVRIDHLYKIFKTSFGTRTAVNDLSLRIYKNKITALLGHNGAGKTTTMNIITGMTPRTSGKIEIDGEDNANNYRQQIGFCPQHNVALSFMNCREHLIFFGALRGMSMSEAERQADEILEKVNLQDKSEQVVSKLSGGMKRRLCLANAIIGRTKLLILDEPTSGLDPESRRDIWDILLKLKKNHTILITTHFMEEADVLGDWIAIMENGELIAFGTSIFLKFHYGKGYTLKLLKKGNFNRGEVMDKINHYIQGAVEKPAVEPVFSITLPYICIEQYAPLLKELEDSKDVLGIDSISITNATLEEVFLNSSSDNKALELDQSFDVPDAPIKPRILSASSNQPKPPEKNHQPLLLSMVQQQKAIAYKKFIHVKQNAHIYAFMSALPIFVTFLCFLLRSGYSSTEYDSIALHHSTVNRAFAVVVLNDKDRPFNVATIREEAYFKNLDIIVAEDQQIEGFLVQEGGKDWKRYHDALVAAIEFNVSDRSLKILHNNNLLHSAAIAANIGSNLLLHYYGYPKAEVTVQNSPSTRRFQVDSLTPYMFTEGIALLFMLYILQYLQLPFLEASSGFKQLQNVNRYVYWGGTFLLDLALHAFVCLLVFALAVNMDREALFTRTEHNQIFGILLLYGVAALPVIYLISQCVDKMDTAVTAMSYLMIVGVFGVLLLSDGYDRIRENEGLISLFHIVPEFALKHSLRVVYENHKVTKIEALIRANSIDRPSKEPLPQLGLTNIYVMVPLMWFVLWLVLNLIVEDMYRMDAILNAKARLDLYFKNNLRRGKTKKNGLDQPDSNYEMGSGVDDDVDAESRKIEEMINKEPPEFARHSIAIYNLRKKYLNLSAVKGISFAVKQGECFGLLGMNGAGKTSTFQMITRNLPTTDGTIYLNELEVRQSSDYHYRSQYGYCPQGDSLLDFMTPYQIINYCALMKNLTNRENLINQWLTDLDILPFAHSRINECSGGTKRKINTILAMLGDPPIVFLDEPTTGVDPKSRHFVWNRIKMLQRLEQTIILTSHSMDECEELCNRLSIMVDGRLRCIGFIQRLKEKYGKGFNLFLKLKNCSQEDTCKLIAETRQQVPCSLKEEHDGMLKFLVQERIPLSELFTKTTNLAAEYRQLIDSFSINETSLEDIFLSFRPPSTTSSRCQQVSDIV, encoded by the exons GATGACTTGGTAGGATTTTACCCCGCCGGATACTCCAGCAAGCTTTTCTACTCGCCAAAGAATGCGTTCACCGAGGAGCTGATCGAACTTGTTCGGGTAAAGCTGTTTATCACCTTCGATC GTGTGGAAGCATTTGCGACGGCTGGCGAAATGGAGCAAGCCATTCTAACCAGCCAGGAGTTTTATGCAATCGATTTCGCCGTTAATTCGTCGGAAGCGTGGCTCTCGTACACGATTCGCAGCAAGAACAATAACTTTCGAACGGAGCAAATCTATTCGCGTGATGTTTACGGTAGCTATCTGAAGGATCACAACGAATACTTCGAAAGTGGATTCCTTGCACTGCAGTATGCGATCGAAAAATCGTTCGTAGAAATCCGAACTGGACTCTCGGAAGAGACTCTGCCAGAGTACAACTATCAGCACGTACCGCTGATGGCAGATCGACCGCAGGAGTCGTCGGAAATTTTTGTTGTCAGCCTGATGCTAGCGGTATTTATATCGGTGGCCTGTACTTATCTGTTGCTCGTTCCGTTGGtggaggaaaaaagttccggtATGAAGGAGTATCTTAAGATTGCCACTCCGGCCAGCTACTGGAACGAAATAGCCTACTTCATCACGAATTTTGCCCACCTTGGTGTCGTTTCCATGGTGTGCATGATAATAACCAACACCGCAGCAGTGTGGGAGCTAACTATAGCTCAGATCGTTTATTCCTAcattcttttgtttttgtttctagTTTGTACCATTATGTTTACCTTTTTCGTCAGCACACTTCTTGAGTCGGTAACCATTTCGACCATAGTTGCTCCGATCTGCTACTTTGCTCCGGTCGTATTCACTTCGGCTCAAAAACGATTCGAACCGTACCTAACGTTTTTCCCAATGGTAGGCTTCAAAGTTGGCGTTTCGATTCTACACGACTATCAGAACTCATGGCATAGCTTCACGGTAGGCGATGCCTTCGTAACCGGTCACCCAGGAAATAATAGTATAAGTCTCTTTGAGGTTATGTTAATGCTCGTTATGGGTACATCGATTTGGGCTTTCTTCTGGTTTTATATATCCAACGTGCGACCAGGGCAGTATGGCACGCCGAAGCCCTGGCTGTTCCTGTTCAATAGCGAATACTACCAAAAGGGTAAAAATAAGGTACAAAATGGTTATGATCGATCAAGCCTCACAGATGGTGAGGGCAGCAACAATGCCAAAGGAGCAATGGAAAACGGCGATCATCTGGAGAAAGTGGTTAGGATCGATCATTtgtacaaaattttcaaaacgtcATTCGGAACGCGAACGGCTGTCAatgatctctcgttaagaatttataaaaataaaataacagcCCTGCTTGGTCACAACGGGGCAGGAAAAACCACTACAATGAACATTATAACCGGTATGACCCCACGTACATCCGGCAAGATCGAAATTGACGGGGAAGATAATGCCAACAACTATCGGCAGCAAATCGGTTTCTGTCCGCAGCACAATGTTGCGCTTAGCTTTATGAACTGTCGGGAGCATCTAATCTTTTTCGGAGCCCTCAGAGGGATGAGCATGTCGGAAGCGGAACGACAGGCAGATGAAATACTAGAGAAAGTTAATTTGCAGGACAAAAGCGAACAAGTAGTATCAAAACTATCCGGTGGCATGAAACGACGGCTTTGTCTAGCGAATGCGATTATCGGCCGTACTAAGCTGTTGATACTGGACGAACCTACTTCCGGGCTGGATCCCGAATCCCGCAGGGACATCTGGGATATTCTACTGAAATTGAAGAAGAACCACACCATCCTAATTACGACACACTTCATGGAGGAAGCCGACGTACTCGGCGATTGGATTGCCATCATGGAAAATGGAGAGCTGATAGCGTTCGGTACTTCGATTTTCCTGAAATTTCACTATGGAAAGGGTTACACGCTGAAGCTGCTGAAGAAGGGTAATTTCAACCGGGGCGAGGTGATGGACAAAATCAATCACTATATTCAAGGAGCAGTGGAAAAGCCGGCGGTTGAACCGGTGTTTTCCATTACGTTGCCGTACATTTGTATTGAACAGTATGCACCACTGCTGAAGGAGCTTGAGGACAGCAAAGACGTGCTCGGAATCGATTCTATCAGCATCACAAATGCCACGCTGGAGGAAGTTTTCTTGAA TTCTTCCTCAGACAACAAAGCCCTCGAACTGGACCAGAGTTTCGACGTTCCGGACGCTCCAATAAAACCACGCATTTTGTCCGCCAGTAGCAACCAACCAAAGCCCCCGGAGAAGAATCACCAACCGCTACTGCTGTCCATGGTACAGCAACAGAAAGCGATTGCCTACAAAAAGTTTATACACgtgaagcaaaatgctcacatcTACGCCTTTATGTCGGCCCTGCCGATCTTCGTAACCTTTCTCTGCTTTCTGCTGCGTAGTGGTTACTCTAGCACCGAGTACGATTCGATTGCCCTGCACCATTCGACGGTTAACCGTGCCTTCGCCGTCGTTGTTCTCAACGACAAGGACCGTCCGTTTAACGTTGCTACCATCCGGGAGGAAGcctatttcaaaaatttagacATAATCGTAGCAGAGGACCAACAGATCGAAGGTTTTCTGGTCCAAGAAGGGGGCAAGGATTGGAAGCGCTACCACGATGCCCTGGTGGCAGCCATCGAGTTTAACGTTAGCGATCgcagtttgaaaatattacacAACAACAATCTGCTGCACAGTGCCGCTATTGCAGCCAACATCGGAAGCAATCTGCTGTTGCATTACTACGGTTACCCGAAGGCTGAGGTCACCGTTCAGAACAGTCCTTCCACGCGCCGCTTTCAGGTGGATTCACTGACGCCGTATATGTTTACGGAAGGAATTGCTTTGC TGTTCATGCTGTACATACTTCAGTACCTTCAGTTGCCCTTTCTGGAAGCATCGAGTGGTTTCAAGCAGCTTCAGAACGTCAACCGGTACGTGTACTGGGGTGGCACATTTCTGCTGGACTTGGCGCTTCACGCGTTCGTTTGCCTGCTAGTGTTCGCGCTAGCGGTGAACATGGATCGTGAGGCACTGTTCACCAGAACCGAGCATAACCAAATTTTTGGTATTCTTCTACTGTACGGTGTGGCTGCTTTGCCGGTGATATATCTGATCAGTCAGTGCGTGGATAAAATGGATACGGCCGTAACGGCCATGAGCTACCTTATGATTGTGGGCGTGTTTGGTGTGCTTTTGCTTTCCGATGGCTACGATCGAATACGGGAGAATGAGGGCCTAATTTCACTGTTCCACATTGTTCCGGAGTTCGCATTGAAGCACTCGCTGCGAGTGGTCTACGAAAACCACAAGGTTACAAAGATCGAAGCATTAATCAGGGCGAATTCCATCGATCGCCCCAGCAAAGAACCTCTCCCTCAACTCGGTTTGACTAACATCTACGTGATGGTACCGTTGATGTGGTTCGTGTTGTGGTTGGTACTAAACTTGATCGTGGAAGACATGTATCGGATGGATGCTATTTTGAACGCAAAGGCACGGCTGGACCTGTACTTTAAGAACAATCTGCGACGtggcaaaacaaaaaagaatggCCTTGatcaaccggattcgaactacGAAATGGGCTCCGGCGTCGACGACGATGTGGATGCGGAGTCTCGTAAAATAGAAGAAATGATCAACAAGGAGCCGCCGGAATTTGCCCGGCACAGTATCGCCATTTATAACTTGCGCAAAAAGTACTTAAACCTTTCGGCGGTAAAGGGGATCAGTTTCGCAGTCAAACAAGGCGAATGCTTCGGACTTTTGGGGATGAACGGAGCTGGAAAAACAAGTACTTTTCAAATGATCACCCGAAATCTACCGACAACGGACGGAACAATCTACTTGAACGAACTAGAGGTTCGGCAATCATCCGATTACCACTATCGTTCGCAGTATGGCTACTGCCCACAGGGGGATTCCCTGCTGGACTTCATGACTCCCTATCAAATAATCAACTACTGTGCTTTGATGAAAAATTTAACAAACCGGGAAAATCTGATCAATCAGTGGCTGACCGATCTTGACATTCTGCCCTTCGCGCATAGTCGCATCAATGAGTGCTCGGGTGGTACGAAGCGTAAAATCAACACAATTCTCGCGATGTTGGGTGATCCTCCCATCGTGTTTCTGGACGAACCTACAACGGGCGTCGATCCGAAATCCCGCCATTTCGTGTGGAACAGGATCAAAATGCTACAGCGACTAGAGCAAACTATTATTCTCACCTCTCATAGCATGGATGAGTGCGAAGAGCTGTGCAATCGACTGTCGATTATGGTAGACGGCCGGCTGCGCTGCATCGGATTCATTCAGCGACTGAAGGAGAAGTACGGAAAAGGGTTCAATTTGTTCCTCAAACTGAAAAATTGCAGTCAAGAGGATACCTGCAAACTAATTGCCGAGACACGACAGCAAGTTCCATGTTCACTCAAGGAAGAACATGAT GGCATGTTAAAATTCCTTGTGCAAGAACGGATACCACTGTCGGAACTGTTTACGAAAACGACAAACCTGGCGGCGGAGTACCGCCAACTGATCGATAGTTTCTCGATAAATGAAACCTCGCTGGAGGACATATTTCTTAGCTTTAGGCCACCGTCGACGACAAGCTCGCGGTGTCAACAAGTGAGCGATATCGTTTAA